Within the Terriglobia bacterium genome, the region ATGGTCGTTCGCCGAACGGGGTAGAATCCGCGCCGGAGCGGCGATGGCCCCCTTGCTTCGGATCGAGAACCTCAGAGTCGTGTACGACGGCCCCGCCGGCCCGGTCCGAGCCGTGGACGGAGCTTCCCTGTCGGTCGAGGAAGGGGAGACGTACGCCCTCGTCGGGGAGTCCGGCTGCGGGAAGACCGCGGCGGCCCTCGCGATCCTGAGGCTGACCGAGCCGGGACGGATCGCCGGGGGCCGGATCTCGTTCGAGGGGCGCGACCTCCTGGCGCTGCCGGAATCGGAGATGCGCCGCGTCCGCGGCGCCCGCATCGGCATGGTCTTCCAGGAGGCCGGCGCGGCGCTCAATCCCGTGATGCGGGTGGGGACGCAGGTCGGAGAGGCGCTCAGGATCCACCGCGGCATCTCCAGGAGGGACGCGACGGTCGAGGCGGAGCGCCTCCTCCGGCTCGTGTCGCTTCCCGATCCGGAGCGGCAGGTCCGCGCGTATCCCCACGAGCTGTCGGGCGGGATGAAGCAGCGCGTCATGCTCGCCATCGCGCTGTCCTGCTCTCCGGCGCTGCTGATCGCCGACGAGCCCACGACCGCGGTGGACGTCACGATCCAGGCGCAGATCCTGGCGCTGCTCCGCGACCTCAGGCGCTCGATGCGGCTGACCGTCCTCTTGATCACGCACGATCTGGGCGTGGTCGCGGAAAACGCCGACCGCGTGGGCGTCATGTACGCCGGACGGCTCGTCGAGGAGGCCCCGGTGCGGGATCTCTTTCTCGACCCGCGACACCCTTACACCCGCGGCCTGCTCCGCTCGGTCCCCGGCGCCGCCGCCGGCGAGCCGTTCGGTGCGGACGGCCGGCGCCGGCGGCTTCCCACCCTC harbors:
- a CDS encoding ABC transporter ATP-binding protein — translated: MAPLLRIENLRVVYDGPAGPVRAVDGASLSVEEGETYALVGESGCGKTAAALAILRLTEPGRIAGGRISFEGRDLLALPESEMRRVRGARIGMVFQEAGAALNPVMRVGTQVGEALRIHRGISRRDATVEAERLLRLVSLPDPERQVRAYPHELSGGMKQRVMLAIALSCSPALLIADEPTTAVDVTIQAQILALLRDLRRSMRLTVLLITHDLGVVAENADRVGVMYAGRLVEEAPVRDLFLDPRHPYTRGLLRSVPGAAAGEPFGADGRRRRLPTLPGAVPDPAAPPPGCRFHPRCPEAFDPCARLEPPDFAVGAGRRSACFLEDP